TGGCAGAGGCGTCGCTGGCGACGGGAGGGAGTAGGTTGTCAATGACCACCATGTCGCTAGGGAAGCCGTTAGTGGTGGCCGCATCGGTGAGGGAGAGCTTCGCGAAGAGGTAGGTGAGGTCGCTCATGGAGCAAGGGGCTCCCAAGTCAGAGAGGTTGAGCTTACCGAAGAGATCGATGAGGCAGCTCGCGGGGCAGATGGCTCCCGCATCAGGCGATGCACCGGTGCAGGCGCAAGCATGCGCATCGGGCTGGCTGATCAAACCAACCGCGACGCGCTCATCGGAGGGAAGGACGGTTCCCGTCCGGAACGCAGCTCCGGCCGACGCCGTggatggccccacggtgggcgccaactgtcatggtaatCTCACGTCAGATGCCAGGGGTGGCTTATCGTGGGTGGAGCCATGAGGATGTTGCGGGTTCCGAAAGCAGGAGTGAGCATGAGCTCGAAGGCACACGAgacgtacccaggttcggggctctccggagagataacacccatACTCCTGATATGATGACTAGCTATGATCAAtatgagtacaaggttgctccttgagctgtatttctagaggaggaagaagggtagaGCTCTCCCTTGCTTCTCCTAGCTATGGTGTGTGGAGTGGTGTGTGCTGAACTGaggtgaaccctttgcatgggtgaaccctggggggtttataggccaacccccaggggtacaatggtaatacgaCTGGGTGTAGGACCCGGATGCCAGTTTCTAAGGTCGTCGGGTTCTCCGCCGGCTGTAGGGGCCCGCCTCTGGAGGGCCCTGTCGGGTGCCGAGAATCCGGCCGATAGGTAGGACCCGCCGCCTATGGGCCCCGCTGATTGCCTTTCGCTGTAGCACCATCCTTGCTAACGAGGCCTGCGTCAGGGGCCGTATGGCTACAATGCTCCATCAGGTGGGTAGGTGGTCGCCTGGTCAgcgcccactgtagccacgccccaccGGGATTCGAGGGGAGCATATGGCACTGTTGCCGTGCTCCGGCTTGTCTTAGTGGTTGAGTGCAGACTTCGAGAGAGGGGACAGATTGGCTGCTGGAGGCCGACCCGTACCCAAGCCACCTTCTGGGAGCACGTTGTCTTCTCGAGGCCGGTCGCGTGGCACCAGCCGGCTCAGGAAGCCGGCGTGTGACCAGTCGGCACGAGGGGCtcgctagccccgatgtcttgaaatatcttCGGGTGCGGATGAGGCTACTCGGGGTCTATCCCCCCGACAACTAGGTATTGAGGTTTTACTGTCACCTAGAATTCCCTCAACATCCTATCCTATGCAGTGACAATAGTTTCTCCACAGCCAATCACGACAAAAGTGTGAGCGAGGCCTCTTCTCAATACTTGCGAGAATACTAACTTGAACATGAACAAGAACATGTTGGATCGCTTGGAAATAATGATTCTAATCAtaaagtagttcatctgtatcctTGAGAACAAATACATTCACTCAAACATAAAGAAGAGGGTCAAGTTACAAGCCGGCATAGAGTCGACGAAGGGAGGAGGTGATGGTGGTGAAGATGATGGCAGCAGCAGTGCGATGAAGGTGGTGGTGATGGCGCCGACGCGGTGGAGAGGGCACCGGCCAGAAGGCCGGTGCTCGCGTGTTGgagcctcctcctcatcctcttgatCTTGTCCCTTCCtttatggtggtggtggagcaacaATGGAGATGAATTTGGATGTGTTCTTGATGAATGAGGATGGATGTGGCAGCTAGGGTTGAGGGAGACATATATAGGAGCCTCCCTAGCCTCCTCTCTTGATGTGCTTCATCTAAGGGATCAGAATGAGCCAAATACTCTCCCAATCTCTTCTTTACGAGCTACTCATGGTAACGAACGGGGATGGAATCGGTGAAGAATCCTGTCTGAAAAGACAACTTTCGGAGTTGTGTGCACGTCAAACGACCGCGTGCGGGTGTTCGGAACGTCGTATTTTACTCGAACTCGGAATTtgacgttcttgggctcgttggattcATATGATCGACGCTGATCCATTTCTGGTCTTAGATCTTGATTTGGAGCACTTTAAAAAAAATAACTTTTTTCGACCTCTGAGATGGCAAGTCTGCCCCATGTGTGTCTACGTATTGAACCCCTCATTGGTTCTTTCATCATGCTTGGTCCTATGTTGCTCCAAAACACCTATAGACACAAGAAAACATAGAAAACTAATAAAAACTAACTAAAGTACTAAATGTGCGGTGCTCACAATGAAAAGTGTAAATACCGGTAATCATGCATAATGGACATCTATTTGGTTCAATGGGACATGGTATATAAAGAGAACATGCAACAAATGAGCACTAAAAATATGTAAAATATAGAGCCATCATCTAGCAATCTCCGTTCTTCTCCTGCATGGCAGGCAGCAGATCCGAGTCACACCTTCAGATCCATTCACCCCGAGCTCATCTCATGCAGCCCCAAGGAGGAGACGACCGTCCAGCTTGCGCTCTGCTGCTCCCGGGAGGAGGCCGCCCGGCAGCAGCGCTCAGATTCCTTCCatcgggaatccattgcgtccgtCCAAATGGCGCATGGACCACCACGAGGTGCGGCATCGCTGCCTTACCGGAGGCGGTGCAGTTCGTCTGGCGTCCGAACTCGGTGGCATGGAGTCGCATTCTCTGGCGTCCCATATAGTGCACCAGTCTGGTCATCACAACTACGTTGTGGTGGATGTCGTCGGCTCATCCCAGGACGGATCCATCATTGATCTGACGTCCACTGGCACCGTTAGGGTTCTCGGctttgacgaggaagagtagggcatgagaGATGGCAACGCCTTGAGTCTCATGAGCCGACTCGTGTCCCTTGTCCTACTCTACCTCACCAGTGACAGGACCAACACTCTGAAGAGCGCAGCTGGCCACCAGACATGGGCGCGACGGAGCCGGACAGGCTCCGCTTAAGATTATGTTCACGCTGCATGTAATAGTATGAATTTGAGGTTTCTAATTTGAGCTATCCGGTTGTGGAATGAATTATTTAAGACGTGAGTGATCACTGTCCGTGAAAACGCCCGGACACGTCCGCGGATGTTTGAGGGATCAAATTTGCCAAGCCCGGCTATAGATACTCTCATGTTTGCTCGTTTGCTCCCATACGGAGCACAATATGCGTGGATGATTCACGTTTGATGCGTCTGCCATTTCACCACCATACTTGAGGGGGCGTCCCGTGATTCTTATGCTAATGCTTGGCGCGTCACACTTGTAGCATGTAGCGCGACTGCCACCCTATATTAAGGTTCTATCAAATGTTACGAGTCAAAATTAGAAAATTTGTACTACAAGCTTCTTAGAAGTCATTTATTTACAAAGGGAGATAATATCAAAATCAGATAGTAGTAATTGCATTAACCACATTGATATACTATTAAAAAACTTGCGAGATTTACCAACTTTAATCCTGAATTTCATTAATGGAATATTAATGAGATGCCATAAAAAATTAAAACAATAAAAGAATATTCAAAATGAGCTCTTAATGTATAACTCTTATCGCACACAACATAATTATCAGCCCGATTGATGATCGAAATAAATATAAAAATACGCAATAATCATATAAGTCCTAAAAAATAATACAATATTAATTTGTGCCTATATTTATATAAAAACATCGGTCAAAGCTATCCAAATAAGTCCAGCCTAAAACTATGTGCTGGACAGCTGTGACTAGTCTAGCGTAATTATTATCACCACCGACGCCTTCACCACCACTGCTGTGGCACATCTTTCCATCTCTCTCACTTATCTCATTGAGATCTGGGCTGCGCACAAAACGGTGCGGCCAGTTTTGTGCGCAGCCGCACACCACGTCGAAACAGAGCAGCACGGCTCGCAAAGTACTCGCCAGTGTCCGTTCTGTTGGTAGAAAACCATGCGCGCCCGGTGTGAAGTACACGTCCCTGCAGGCGCACCGCACTAGCCCCGTCTTGAAAGCCAGCGAGGGGCGGACGagcacgccgtcgccgccctccgcctcgggctgtcctcctcttcctcctcccacctCTCACGGCGGGGAGATAGTGAGAGCCGGCGTGCCGATCTTCTGGCATCAACAATGGCGGtgggctctctctctctttttcctctcttGTCTAGCAATTTGTGGCCTCGTTGGTCCGAAGTTTTTCGTACTCTGGATAATGGAAGTATGCGAGGGTTTCTATCGGACGGAATCCCCTGCGCACACACTGTCAGCAAAATTTCCATTGACTAGAAACTCTGAAAGATTCCTTCGTTTCTCAAACTCTGTCTTGGTGTGCGATTCTTTTTCTGCATATTGGGGGTTTTCTGGTTTGTTGGATCGAGAACGTGTATATTCTTGAAGCATTCCAGACCATGGAGACGGATAGGACTGTGCTGATTTTGCCATGTAGCGAATGCTGGCGATTGCGGAGGCTGGTCTGCTCCGTCTCCTTCCTACGGTGGCGCCATGGGAGGCAGCGAAGCTTTCTCCATGTGCAGGTGAACCAGTAGTAGTACGGGAGAAGAAGATTAGATAGACAAAGGGCATGGATGGAACTATGCGCCTGGACTCGTCTAATGGACTGCTATTGTGAGGGGAAATAAAATTCCCCACACGCCCCAGTCTCAAAATTCCCAATCCCTAGCTGCGCGCCCGCAAATGCGCGTTGAGCTGACTGGATACTAATCAGCAGCAGCAGATACTAATTCCTCCCCTTTTCCTTTTGGATTCTGGTGAACTTTTTTAATCTCTGCTCCATGTTATTAGTATAGAACCCGGGACTAATTAGAACTGGGATTTAGAAATATGGAATAGCTAATTTCAATGCCCAAATATTATGATGTAGGAAATTTATCAAGCTTGTGTTAATGTACTAATCAATCTCAGTATCAAAAGCTAAAACTATTTTGTTAATAGTTTCTTAGTCTTTTATAAGTGTTTTCTCATGTCCTGGTAATCTCATTTCATGGATCTCTTTTGTGGACCATTTATTTGTATCTCGACCTTAAATTAAATGCTCTCCCCGGAGAACCACAATTCTTGGCTCTGCCGTATGGCAGTGGCTGGTTTCCTCAATCTCTTTGTCATTGTCTGCGTTTTCGCACATTGGTCATGTATCAGGGGATTATGCCCAATAAGATGCTGCAGTCATTTGCTCAAAAAATATTAGATCCTGCAGTCATTTGTACTGATTTCACGCCTGCGATTTTGACTGTCGCATTGGTCGTTGCGAGGGAAAGCTTGTACCGCTTCGCAGTTACTAATTCCAGTGCTGCCATTTGTGTATTAGCTTTGCTGCTATAGCTCTGCTGCAACAGCTTGTGTCGCGCCATTGCACATAGCTGTAAGCTGGATGTCTCTAGATCAGTAGTTCTTCCTGAGGCAGTGTCGTCGTGGCAACCGATCAGCGATGGGTACACCGATTTCTGAATACCACTAATGCATTCAGCCTGGTCACGAGCCTCCCACGGAATTCTGTCATATCGTGTAAAACTATAACGATCATGTGTCTCAAGAGAGATGCTCTTCCTGACCTGTTAAAGCTAGAGCACTGCATCAGTTAGGCATCCCTGCAGCTGAAAATTCAACTGGTGTATTCTGCCAATGGATGTTTTCTATGCATTTGGTTACTGCCCTGCACACAACCCTGCCttcatatttttttgttcattCATTTTATCTGAAAATAGGTAGTCCATTTTGCATTCTATTTTCACTTCCTCATGGTGACAAAAAGTTTGTTGCTTCTGATTTTGGCATGGTCTCCACAGTGATATCTCGAAATCTTTGCAATTGTAGTATTATGAGGGTGCATTTCTAGATAAGTCTACTCATGTAACACTTCACAAAAGATATTGTTTGTCATAACTCAAATTATCTGACTGTATGTTGTTCTGACACATTGGCACTCTTCTGACAAGACATGGCATTTAACATGCCGATACTCTTTAATAAGGAATTCTATGGATTTAGTTTACGTTGCAGTGATCCACCTATATGGTCCATATCTTTTCTTACTACTACTCATGCATTTGAGCTTTTCATTTGAACTGCAAACCACCGTTGTTTGTCCATTTGATACAAGCATATCATCAAGTTGTACTGCATGCAGTACTGCTTATTAGTTTATTATTAGGTGATAATGGGCAAATCTGGTCAATCTAATCACCCTTTTAGATTTACCAACCTGGTCACTTTCCTCCCATAAAGTCTGTTTAGCCCTGTTTTGCATATAGTGTTCTACTGTCCAGAAAACTTCTTCCTGGCATCTGAAAGCTAGCATACTTCAGTTAGTCAGGCATCCCCATAACTGCCAATCAAACTGTTTCTAATtgcactaatgttattttttgGGCATTAGCTTGATGTTTTGCTTTGACAGTGGTGAAGGggagtttttttaaataaaatgaAAGGTTTTTGCCCTTCCTTTTTGATGAGTTCTGAACGCTAGAGCTGAATCGTTGTACTGATTCCGCACTGCAGATTTCAATTGCGATATCTTATGGTTGTTGTGGGCTTCTGACACGATAAACTTATTTTGCTGCGCCGTTTTATTCTCTATAATTGCTTTTCTTGTGGTTTGCTTTTAATATTGATCGAGGTGTGTTTAACTCATGTCACAGGGCTTGACCAGCGACAGCGATGATAGTGATAAGTTTGAGTGGGAAAGTGATGGTGAGGCTGCGCCTTCATCAGCTCCGGCCTTGAGGAACTTGGATGCTCCTGGCCCATCCACGCTGGAACGTCAGGTAGTAGCTGGTTGTGTATTTCAACATAAGAGCTACCCATGGCTTGTTATTATTATGATCATAGTGTAATATTTGCTTGCGCAACTGTCTAAAGAGTTCTAACGGGTGGGCCAAcggggaagcaacgtctacttctttagtcGAGGAATATGTGACGATGGGTTTCCCAAAAGAGATGGTTGTGAAGGGCATTAAGGAGATTGGTAATATTAAAAGTAACCAATGTGTCCCATTTCATTTGTCTTCTTTGTGTTTGCACCTTCTGTTTTAACCAGGGCTTTTGCTTTCAGGGCACGATGATGCAAATGCGTTGCTAGAGCTACTTCTCACATATAAGGTATTTGTCAATGTGCTTTATTAGTGAGTTTATCTTATGATACTTTTTCTGCTTGGTGGCAAGGATCTTATGTTACGAGGCGATGTGAAATGCAGGTACTAGGTGATGAAGGTGCATTGGGTAATTGCTCTACTTCTGGCTGCGCCTGCCCAAATgttcaagatgatgatgatgatgatcttgatttCGACAACTGGGATAACGACAATGATACTGGTGGTAGAGAGCACAACTCTGATAGTTCTGGTGATGAGGTAGATGATTCTTTATCTTTAGTTCTGTAGCTAGAACTTTTTAAACCATTTGTATGCTGATATATGTGAAATACTACCTCCGTCTCAAATTATGAGAGGTTTTGTTATGATATTTTATAGCCTACCAAAACATCTTAcaatttggaacggaggaagtatctgCCATGCATACCTTGAGCACCTCCTTTACATTCTGTTTGAGCTTTGTTTATTTTGCTCCCAGCCTTTCATCGCTGTAGAATTGCATTGTGAGTTTGAACACTTGATTTTAGAATTCTTCACTGTAGAATGGCATAGTTCAAGAATCTTCTTTTGATTTTCAATTACACAAAACAATCATATACTGGAAAAGAACATCACATACCACACTAACTGCATCAAATATCCTTCTAAGATCAACCTCAAGAAGAGCAACATCTACCTGTTACAGCCGAGAAAAATGATGGATTTGGTCCATAAATATTCTGCTAGAAATGTATGACGAAGTCACTAATTTAGAATTCTCAGCATGTAATATATGATGTGATAACCAGTTTTCATAAAGTTATGCAAATAAAATTAGTGAAGAGAATAGTGTATGGTTCAATCCCATTCATGGCTAGATATATgtaatgactgaaaacagcaagcAGGGAATAAGTATGTAGTGTTTGATGTGTATTGCACCTGCTCAGCAGAAAAACATCTTGCCTAGGAAGGCGATGAACCTGAAATGGGGAGGAATGGGAATATCGTCATGTTCTCCTGAAAATACACACATATCATCATCCATCAGTTTTTAACTTTCTATCACGCAAGCAGCATGAAGAGACCAGATAACTGTGTTTCACCACTAATCTCAGTTTGTTGTTGTACCTTTGTGCAGGATTTTCTACAGGAGATGTCAGCGAAGGACGAGAAGATCAACTTATTAGTAGGCATGGGCTTTTCTGAAGATGAAGCCAATATGGCTATGACAACATGTGGTATGCCTCATTTTCAAATTGTTTCCTTGACGGTCCTTCTTTCATGTCAAAGGCACCTTATGCTATATAAATTCCTGTTTCAATTTTCCTAGGTGTGGATGCTGATCTCTGTGTATTAGTTGATTCGATTAGTGCATCACGGGTTGCAGGAGATTGCCATTCCAGAAACTTATTTGACGATCAGGTGCGTTATGGTTTGATGTACATGTGAATACGATAACAGTTTCGCTCTTTTACTTTGATGTAAGGACACTGAAATCTGTGACATTTGGCAGGTTATGGATAGATGCTTTGATTCCtttggagagagagagaaagcaagATTGATGGAAGAGCGCAAGAAAAAGAGGAAGCGATATGGAGGTGGAGCACATGGCAATCGATCTTCCTTGGATGGTAGCGATGATGAACCAATGCTTCTCCCAAATCCAATGGTTGGATTTAACCTGCCCGGTTATAGGCGGCCATCAGTGATGAGAATGCTTCCTCAACAAGCTATTGGACCACCTTTTTTCTACTATGAAAATGTGGCCCGAACTCCAAGAGGTGTATGGGAGACCATTTCAAGATTTCTGTATGACATTGAACCAGAGTTTGTGGATTCTATGCATTTGTCTGCAGCTGCAAGGAAAAGAGGCTACATCCATAATTTGCCAATTGAGAACAGAtcacctcttcttcctctgcctccaaAGACCATATTTGAGGCATTTCCTCATTATAAGAAGtggtggccttcttgggacccgaGAAGACAACTCAATTGCTTGCAAACAACTGTGGCAAGTGCAAAGACGACCGAGCGGATCCAGAGTCTTCTTGCAAGGTCAGGCAATTCACCACCTCCAAGTGTTCAGAAATATGTCATTGATGAGTGCAGAAAATGGAATCTTGTCTGGGTTGGAAAAAACAAGGTTGCTCCGTTGGAGCCTAATGAGGTGGAATATCTACTTGGTTTCCCAAGGGACCACACAAGAGGGGTCGGCAAGACAGAGAGATATAAATCTCTTGGCAACTCATTCCATGTTGATACTGTTGCTTACCATTTGTCGGTGCTGAGGGACATGTTTCCTAATGGTGTTAGTGTGCTGTCCTTATTCACCGGTATTGGAGGAGGAGAGGTAGCTTTGCACAGGCTTGGGATCCACATGAGGGCAGTGGTTTCTGTTGAGATAGGTGAAGCTAATAGGAGGATTTTGAGGGGTTGGTGGGATCAGACCCAGACAGGCACGCTGATTGAGATTGCTGACGTGAAATCTCTCACCCCTGATATAATTGCATCATACGTTGGTAGATTTGGCGGCTTCGACTTGGTGATTGGGGGCAGCCCATGTAACAATCTTGCCGGGAGCAACCGACACCACCGTGATGGCTTGGAGGG
Above is a window of Triticum aestivum cultivar Chinese Spring chromosome 6B, IWGSC CS RefSeq v2.1, whole genome shotgun sequence DNA encoding:
- the LOC123138507 gene encoding DNA (cytosine-5)-methyltransferase DRM2, translating into MAGLTSDSDDSDKFEWESDGEAAPSSAPALRNLDAPGPSTLERQSSNGWANGEATSTSLVEEYVTMGFPKEMVVKGIKEIGHDDANALLELLLTYKVLGDEGALGNCSTSGCACPNVQDDDDDDLDFDNWDNDNDTGGREHNSDSSGDEDFLQEMSAKDEKINLLVGMGFSEDEANMAMTTCGVDADLCVLVDSISASRVAGDCHSRNLFDDQVMDRCFDSFGEREKARLMEERKKKRKRYGGGAHGNRSSLDGSDDEPMLLPNPMVGFNLPGYRRPSVMRMLPQQAIGPPFFYYENVARTPRGVWETISRFLYDIEPEFVDSMHLSAAARKRGYIHNLPIENRSPLLPLPPKTIFEAFPHYKKWWPSWDPRRQLNCLQTTVASAKTTERIQSLLARSGNSPPPSVQKYVIDECRKWNLVWVGKNKVAPLEPNEVEYLLGFPRDHTRGVGKTERYKSLGNSFHVDTVAYHLSVLRDMFPNGVSVLSLFTGIGGGEVALHRLGIHMRAVVSVEIGEANRRILRGWWDQTQTGTLIEIADVKSLTPDIIASYVGRFGGFDLVIGGSPCNNLAGSNRHHRDGLEGEQSSLFYHYFRILDVVKSAMARM